AACATCAAGAACTTGCTCAACGCTTGGGCCGCAATCCTTCAACCATTACTCGCTGGCTGCAACAGTATCGCCAAGGAGGTATCAGTGAGTTGCTGCGCCTCAAGAAGTCACCGGGTCGTCCACCGGAAATGGATGGTGAGATGCTGCGGCAACTGGAAGAGCGTTTGGCACAACCGGAGGGATTCAAAAGTTATGGGGAGGTCGAACAGTGGGTGCGAAGCGAATTGGGCAAAGCCGTGAAATACAAAACGGTGCATAAAACCGTGCGTTATCGGCTGAAAGCAAAATTGAAGGTGCCTCGTCCTCAAAGCATTCAGCAAGATCCGCAAGCAGTCACCTTGTTTAAAAAAACATCCCCCTTGCCCTTCTAACTTTGCAGAACCTGTTTGGTCAAGGCAAACGGTTGCGGTATTTGTGCCAAGATGAGATGCGCTTGGGACTGAAAACGGAGACAGGGCGAGTCATCACTGCTTGTGGAGTGAAGCCGATGGCGAAAGTAGCGTGGAAGCGAGATAACTTCTGGGTCTATGGAGTCGTTGAACCGCTGAGTGGATGGCACTTTGAGCAGGAGTATACTCAGCTCAACTCTGAGCAGTTTCAATCCTTCCTAGATGCACTTTCAACGGAACTTGGCGAGGATCGGGCACTGATTCAATTAGACCGAGCGCAAGCGCATCAAGCTCAGAGTTTGCGTTGGGCAGAGAATCTGATTCCGGTACTGCAACCTGCTCACTCACCAGAGTTGAATCCAGCAGAACGATTGTGGCAGTATCTCAAATCTCAGCTAGAGGGCGAGCACTTCACAACGATCGCACAGATGCAGAAGCGATTGAGCCAGATTTTAGGCGAACTCCTTCCCGAACAAGTCGCTTCATTGACCAGTTATGATTTCATTTTAGAAGCCCTATTCTATGCAGCCTTAAATTGAATTGGTATGAGGAATTATTAGTCTAAAATTATTCGCCTTCATTCACACATACAGGCAACCCATCCAGGTGTAAGCAGCGGAGACTAGCGAGTTATAGATAGATGGATTTAGATAAACCCCTAGGTACAGTCATTCAAGGCTCCCTTAGCCAAGGACTCGAAGTCCGATTAAATCCAGATGTGTCTGTAGAAGACATGCGGGTGGGCAAGTTTTTGGTCGTTCAGGGAGCGCGATCGCGGTTCTTCTGCATGTTGACTGATGTCACCCTAGGAACCGCCAGCACTCGCATCTTTGCCAATCCTCCTGATCCTGGCAATACCTTTCTCCAAGAAGTGCTCGCCGGAACGGGCACCTTTGGCACCATCGACTTAACCCCGATGTTGATGTTCACGCCAGAACCCGAAGAACCCATTAGCTATTCTGCCAATGGCAAGTCAAAGAAAACCAAAGGTAGCAAAGCTGCTCGTGCCGCTGAAGATAAAAGCGACTCCACCGCTAGTTTGCCGCTGCTTGCTTCCCTAACGCCTCAAAGCAGCAGCAACATCGAGCTGATGCCCGTCAAAACAATTCCTAGTCACTTCAGCCAAGTGCATGAAGCCAGCGATCGCGACTTTCGAGCTGTATTTGGTTGGGAAGATGACCCCCATCGACGCAACTTTGCGATCGGGCAACCGATTGATATGGATGTGCCCATCTGCCTCGATTTGGATCGCTTTGTCGAGCGCAGCAATGGTGTCTTTGGTAAGTCGGGAACCGGAAAATCTTTTCTAACTCGATTGTTGTTGTCGGGGATTATCCGCAAACAAGCGGGAGTCAACCTGATTTTTGATATGCACTCGGAATATGGCTGGGAAGCCGTCCGAGAAGGCAAGCAATTTAGTACAGTCAAAGGACTGCGGCAACTATTTCCTGGTCAGGTGCAAATTTACAGCCTCGACCCCGAATCCACCAAGCGGCGGGGGGTGCGGGACGCCCAAGATCTGTTTATCAGCTTTGATCAAATTGACGTAGAAGACTTGATGCTAGTGCGAGGAGAACTCAACCTCTCCGAAGCTAGCTTGGAGAACGCGATTATTCTCCGCAACGAGTTTGGCAAATCTTGGATTACTCGCCTGCTCTCCATGAACAACATGGAAATTCAGGAGTTTTGCGAGACCAAGATGGGGAGTAAGTCCTCCATCATGGCTCTACAGCGCAAACTCAACCGTCTAGAAGAACTGAAATACATTCGCAACACCTGCCCCCACAACTATGTGAGTCAGATTCTCGATTCGATTGATGCGGGCAAGCATGTGGTGATTGAGTTTGGCTCTCAGTCGAATATGCTCTCTTACATGTTGGCAACGAATGTGATTGCGCGGCGGATTCACGCGGCTTATGTGCGAAAAGCTGAGAAGTTTTTGCAGAGTAAGAACCCAAGCGATCGCCCCCAGCAACTAGTCATCACGATCGAAGAAGCCCATCGTTTTCTCGACCCCAGCACTGTCAGCCAAACCATCTTCGGCACGATCGCCCGTGAGATGCGGAAGTACTTCGTTACCTTACTAGTAGTAGATCAGCGGCCCTCAGGCATTGATAACGAAGTCATGTCTCAGATTGGTACTCGCATTACCGCACTCCTGAACGACGAGAAAGATATTGATGCCATCTTCACCGGAGTTTCTGGGGCACAAAGTCTCCGTTCGGTATTATCTAAGCTAGACTCAAAACAGCAGGCTCTGATCCTGGGGCATGCAGTCCCCATGCCTGTCGTCATTCGTACTCGTCCTTACGACGAAACCTTCTACGCAGAGATTGGAGATGTGCCTTGGGAAGAAATGCCCACCGCAGCCGTCTTCAAAGCCGCAGAATCAGCTAAAGCAGACTTGGGGTTTTAGTGAAGTAGGTAGAAAGACAGGA
This region of Trichocoleus desertorum NBK24 genomic DNA includes:
- a CDS encoding IS630 family transposase encodes the protein MQNLFGQGKRLRYLCQDEMRLGLKTETGRVITACGVKPMAKVAWKRDNFWVYGVVEPLSGWHFEQEYTQLNSEQFQSFLDALSTELGEDRALIQLDRAQAHQAQSLRWAENLIPVLQPAHSPELNPAERLWQYLKSQLEGEHFTTIAQMQKRLSQILGELLPEQVASLTSYDFILEALFYAALN
- a CDS encoding ATP-binding protein; its protein translation is MDLDKPLGTVIQGSLSQGLEVRLNPDVSVEDMRVGKFLVVQGARSRFFCMLTDVTLGTASTRIFANPPDPGNTFLQEVLAGTGTFGTIDLTPMLMFTPEPEEPISYSANGKSKKTKGSKAARAAEDKSDSTASLPLLASLTPQSSSNIELMPVKTIPSHFSQVHEASDRDFRAVFGWEDDPHRRNFAIGQPIDMDVPICLDLDRFVERSNGVFGKSGTGKSFLTRLLLSGIIRKQAGVNLIFDMHSEYGWEAVREGKQFSTVKGLRQLFPGQVQIYSLDPESTKRRGVRDAQDLFISFDQIDVEDLMLVRGELNLSEASLENAIILRNEFGKSWITRLLSMNNMEIQEFCETKMGSKSSIMALQRKLNRLEELKYIRNTCPHNYVSQILDSIDAGKHVVIEFGSQSNMLSYMLATNVIARRIHAAYVRKAEKFLQSKNPSDRPQQLVITIEEAHRFLDPSTVSQTIFGTIAREMRKYFVTLLVVDQRPSGIDNEVMSQIGTRITALLNDEKDIDAIFTGVSGAQSLRSVLSKLDSKQQALILGHAVPMPVVIRTRPYDETFYAEIGDVPWEEMPTAAVFKAAESAKADLGF
- a CDS encoding helix-turn-helix domain-containing protein, whose protein sequence is MARPFHVEIQESVEYLEKSLHQARRVSQKEKLQMLWWLKSAQVQQHQELAQRLGRNPSTITRWLQQYRQGGISELLRLKKSPGRPPEMDGEMLRQLEERLAQPEGFKSYGEVEQWVRSELGKAVKYKTVHKTVRYRLKAKLKVPRPQSIQQDPQAVTLFKKTSPLPF